One window from the genome of Microcebus murinus isolate Inina chromosome X, M.murinus_Inina_mat1.0, whole genome shotgun sequence encodes:
- the LOC105882175 gene encoding uncharacterized protein CXorf49-like produces MSSSDEVSVSEAEFGLDGGERASVPQASPGTPHDPGLNFDVGTPQIGEGEGGLADPEGFEAEQQVIEEGRTVLWGREGRPCTPTDEMGDDLDYESLLADKSMAIVQPLSDWAIRGVRRHPYSEGRNAQVSTVWPDLGAGLSGRGTLAASAAPPPVMAPRKVRARGNQKRGAKSKQSAGGRDPQRPSVEGPVELPSDPESQCEFSEVPMRVSIYPKGGDPGEPSSAEDPGDTPRHSSLLVREDFLPTPGSLLTSASRGLTSGMERQAVGELDSSSSKKMQSVVSGKAGNRPIFPGAAATATVGSLPRAVPKKKVAQEKKLLGAASKLALGRAFPPWGQRLSAVPLEPATFPPIAGVPLLARSKSYSLLSLGPKHSKHGSTGKKSGAKKTKHSQPVSRDDNDPNRDPGPKAQLPTPRPGPPGLHMHRGEFSSGDPNTRAPQVPGNSQAWALSQGGVTPRGHASSSDQEPPVQASRRERQQQPPGAQGCLRCAELQREIDDLKQQLADMQCLADKFQAL; encoded by the exons ATGAGTTCCTCTGATGAAGTGTCTGTTTCGGAGGCTGAGTTCGGCCTGGACGGCGGGGAGCGGGCCAGCGTCCCCCAGGCCAGCCCGGGAACCCCGCACGACCCTGGCCTAAACTTCGATGTGGGGACGCCGCAGATCGGCGAGGGCGAGGGCGGGCTGGCAGACCCCGAGGGCTTCGAGGCTGAGCAGCAAGTGATAGAGGAGGGAAGGACTGTGCTTTGGGGCCGGGAAGGCCGCCCCTGCACCCCGACTGACGAGATGGGGGACGATCTAGACTACGAGTCCCTCCTGGCTGACAAATCGATGGCCATCGTGCAGCCGCTGAGCGACTGGGCTATCCGGGGCGTCCGCAGACACCCGTACTCAGAGGGCCGCAACGCCCAAGTGTCCACCGTGTGGCCGGACCTGGGGGCAGGTCTGAGTGGTCGAGGCACCCTGGCCGCCTCTGCCGCCCCTCCCCCCGTCATGGCGCCCCGGAAAGTCCGGGCCCGCGGGAACCAGAAAAGAGGCGCTAAAAGTAAGCAGAGCGCGGGCGGCAGGGATCCCCAGCGGCCCTCCGTGGAAGGCCCGGTTGAGCTGCCTTCCGATCCCGAGTCACAATGTGAGTTCAGTGAGGTGCCGATGAGGGTGAGCATTTACCCCAAAGGAGGAGACCCGGGCGAGCCCAGCAGCGCCGAGGATCCCGGGGACACACCCAGACACTCGAGTTTGCTTGTCAGGGAGGACTTCCTTCCCACGCCAGGCTCTCTCTTGACCTCTGCTTCCCGAGGACTCACTTCAGGCATGGAAAGGCAGGCCGTTGGAGAGCTGGACAGCTCTTCCTCGAAGAAAATGCAGAGTGTGGTGTCGGGGAAGGCAGGCAACAGGCCCATCTTCCCAGGAGCTGCTGCTACTGCCACCGTGGGCAGCCTGCCCCGGGCCGTTCCTAAGAAGAAGGTGGCCCAGGAGAAGAAGTTACTAGGGGCCGCCTCTAAATTGGCCCTCGGGAGAGCATTTCCTCCATGGGGACAGAGACTGTCAGCAGTTCCCCTGGAACCAGCGACCTTCCCCCCAATCGCTGGTGTTCCCCTGCTGGCGAGGTCGAAGAGCTACTCGTTGCTCTCCTTGGGACCCAAACACTCCAAGCATGGCAGCACTGGGAAGAAATCTGGGGCAAAGAAGACAAAGCATTCCCAGCCTGTGTCTAGAGATGATAATGACCCCAATAGAGATCCAGGCCCAAAGGCCCAA CTTCCAACGCCCAGGCCAGGGCCACCTGGCCTGCACATGCATCGTGGAGAATTCAGCAGTGGCGACCCCAACACCAGAGCCCCCCAAGTTCCAGGAAATTCACAGGCCTGGGCCTTGAGCCAGGGAGGCGTCACACCCAGAGGCCATGCATCCTCTA GTGACCAGGAGCCACCCGTGCAAGCTTCAAGACGGGAAAGGCAGCAGCAACCACCCGGAGCACAGGGCTGTCTTCGG TGTGCCGAGCTGCAGAGAGAGATAGACGACCTTAAGCAGCAATTAG CGGATATGCAGTGCCTCGCTGACAAGTTCCAGGCCCTTTga